In Streptomyces alboniger, the following are encoded in one genomic region:
- a CDS encoding NADH-quinone oxidoreductase subunit D, whose protein sequence is MSASHASARETTEGTVYTVTGGDWDEVVQSAAKADDERIIVNMGPQHPSTHGVLRLILEIEGETVSEARCGIGYLHTGIEKNLEYRTWTQGTTFVTRMDYLTPFFNETAYCLGVEKLLGIEDQIPDRASVIRVLLMELNRLSSHLVCIATGGMELGATTIMIYGFRDRELILDIYELITGLRMNHAYIRPGGLAQDLPPGAVDQIREFVKKMNKNLPEYDKLATGNPIFKARMQDVGYLDLAGCMALGATGPVLRSAGLPHDLRKSQPYCGYENYDFDIPTADTCDSYGRFLIRLEEMRQSLRIVEQCLDRLRPGPVMVADKKIAWPAQLALGPDGLGNSLDHIKKIMGTSMESLIHHFKLVTEGFRVPAGQAYTAVESPKGELGVHVVSDGGTRPYRVHFRDPSFTNLQAMAAMCEGGQVADVIVAVASIDPVMGGVDR, encoded by the coding sequence ATGTCTGCTTCTCATGCTTCTGCTCGGGAGACGACCGAGGGGACCGTATATACGGTCACCGGCGGCGACTGGGACGAGGTCGTCCAGTCCGCCGCGAAGGCCGACGACGAGCGCATCATCGTCAACATGGGGCCCCAGCACCCCTCCACGCACGGCGTGCTCCGCCTGATCCTGGAGATCGAGGGCGAGACCGTCTCCGAGGCCCGCTGCGGCATCGGCTATCTGCACACGGGCATCGAGAAGAACCTCGAATACCGCACGTGGACGCAGGGCACGACGTTCGTCACGCGCATGGACTACCTGACGCCGTTCTTCAACGAGACGGCGTACTGCCTCGGGGTCGAGAAGCTCCTCGGCATCGAGGACCAGATCCCGGACCGCGCCTCGGTCATCCGCGTCCTCCTCATGGAGCTGAACCGCCTCTCCTCGCACCTGGTGTGCATCGCCACCGGCGGCATGGAACTGGGCGCGACCACGATCATGATCTACGGCTTCCGTGATCGTGAACTCATTCTCGACATCTACGAGTTGATCACCGGCCTGCGCATGAACCACGCGTACATCCGGCCCGGCGGGCTCGCCCAGGACCTGCCGCCCGGCGCGGTGGACCAGATCCGCGAGTTCGTGAAGAAGATGAACAAGAACCTTCCCGAGTACGACAAGCTCGCCACCGGGAACCCCATCTTCAAGGCCCGCATGCAGGACGTCGGCTACCTCGACCTCGCCGGGTGCATGGCACTCGGCGCCACGGGCCCCGTGCTGCGCTCGGCGGGCCTGCCGCACGACCTGCGCAAGTCCCAGCCCTACTGCGGCTACGAGAACTACGACTTCGACATCCCGACCGCGGACACCTGCGACTCCTACGGGCGCTTCCTCATCCGCCTCGAGGAGATGCGCCAGTCGCTGCGCATCGTCGAGCAGTGCCTGGACCGGCTGCGGCCCGGACCCGTGATGGTCGCCGACAAGAAGATCGCCTGGCCCGCCCAGCTGGCGCTCGGCCCGGACGGCCTCGGCAACTCGCTCGACCACATCAAGAAGATCATGGGCACCTCCATGGAATCCCTGATCCACCACTTCAAGCTGGTGACCGAGGGCTTCCGGGTCCCCGCCGGACAGGCGTACACCGCGGTCGAGTCGCCCAAGGGTGAACTCGGCGTGCACGTCGTCTCCGACGGCGGCACTCGCCCCTACCGGGTCCACTTCCGCGACCCGTCCTTCACCAACCTCCAGGCCATGGCGGCGATGTGCGAGGGCGGCCAGGTCGCCGACGTCATCGTCGCCGTCGCGTCCATCGACCCCGTGATGGGAGGCGTCGACCGGTGA
- a CDS encoding C40 family peptidase yields MSHTAHIPSHRKPRRSASKLALRAGVAGGVLSTLAVAAAAGTANAAEPVTETIEMPTLTTDLSAQIAQSADLTQQAADTYESRAEQDAAAAKAAKQAKEDQAQAEKKAEAKRKAEAAAEKKAEEERASRATERTSLSTQSTSGSGAGSGSTASDSVAAPASGSVGTVISFLKAQLGDAYVMGASGPNAWDCSSLVQAAFKQAGVDLPRVSQDQSVAGTPVSLSNIQVGDILYWGGAGSAYHVGVYIGNGQYLDAANPSKGVVIQDLSGYPASGAVRVL; encoded by the coding sequence ATGTCCCACACCGCTCACATACCCAGCCACCGGAAGCCCCGTCGCAGCGCCTCCAAGCTCGCCCTGCGCGCCGGAGTTGCCGGTGGCGTCCTCAGCACCCTGGCAGTGGCCGCGGCGGCCGGTACGGCGAACGCGGCCGAGCCGGTGACCGAGACCATCGAAATGCCCACGCTCACCACCGATCTGTCCGCGCAGATCGCGCAGTCGGCCGACCTCACCCAGCAGGCCGCGGACACCTACGAGTCGCGCGCCGAGCAGGACGCCGCCGCCGCCAAGGCCGCCAAGCAGGCCAAGGAAGACCAGGCGCAGGCCGAGAAGAAGGCCGAGGCCAAGCGCAAGGCCGAGGCCGCCGCGGAGAAGAAGGCCGAGGAGGAGCGCGCCTCCCGTGCCACCGAGCGCACCTCGCTCTCCACCCAGTCGACCTCGGGCTCCGGCGCCGGTTCCGGCTCCACCGCCTCGGACTCGGTCGCCGCCCCGGCCAGCGGCAGCGTCGGCACGGTCATCAGCTTCCTCAAGGCGCAGCTCGGCGACGCGTACGTGATGGGCGCCTCGGGCCCCAACGCCTGGGACTGCTCCAGCCTGGTGCAGGCCGCGTTCAAGCAGGCGGGCGTGGACCTTCCGCGCGTCTCGCAGGACCAGTCGGTCGCCGGTACGCCGGTCTCGCTCTCCAACATCCAGGTGGGCGACATCCTTTACTGGGGTGGCGCCGGTTCCGCGTACCACGTCGGTGTGTACATCGGTAACGGCCAGTACCTGGACGCCGCCAACCCCAGCAAGGGCGTTGTCATCCAGGACCTGTCCGGTTACCCGGCCTCGGGCGCCGTGCGCGTCCTCTGA
- a CDS encoding NuoB/complex I 20 kDa subunit family protein, whose protein sequence is MGLEEKLPSGFLLTTVEQAAGWVRKSSVFPATFGLACCAIEMMTTGAGRYDLARFGMEVFRGSPRQADLMIVAGRVSQKMAPVLRQVYDQMPNPKWVISMGVCASSGGMFNNYAIVQGVDHVVPVDIYLPGCPPRPEMLMDAILKLHQKIQGSKLGVNAEEAAREAEEAALKALPTIEMKGLLR, encoded by the coding sequence ATGGGACTCGAAGAGAAACTGCCGAGCGGTTTTCTGCTGACCACCGTCGAACAAGCCGCGGGCTGGGTGCGCAAGTCATCCGTCTTCCCCGCCACGTTCGGCCTCGCGTGCTGCGCCATCGAGATGATGACGACGGGTGCGGGGCGGTACGACCTGGCGCGCTTCGGCATGGAGGTCTTCCGCGGCTCGCCGCGCCAGGCGGATCTGATGATCGTGGCCGGCCGGGTGAGCCAGAAGATGGCGCCGGTCCTGCGGCAGGTCTATGACCAGATGCCCAACCCCAAGTGGGTGATCTCGATGGGGGTTTGTGCTTCATCGGGCGGGATGTTCAACAATTACGCGATTGTGCAAGGTGTGGACCATGTCGTCCCTGTTGACATCTATTTGCCCGGTTGTCCACCGCGGCCCGAGATGCTGATGGACGCGATTCTCAAGCTCCACCAGAAGATCCAGGGCTCCAAGCTCGGCGTGAACGCGGAAGAAGCGGCCCGCGAGGCGGAGGAGGCGGCCCTCAAGGCGCTCCCCACCATTGAGATGAAGGGGCTGCTGCGGTGA
- a CDS encoding putative quinol monooxygenase: MIFIAVKFTVRPEHADTWLERTAEFTRATRAEPGNLFYEWSRSVDDPHQFVLLEAFASPEAGAAHVESDHFKAGMETMAEAIAEVPRIVNTEIPGDDWSRMAELSPKNA, encoded by the coding sequence ATGATTTTCATCGCCGTCAAGTTCACCGTCCGCCCCGAGCACGCCGACACCTGGCTGGAGCGGACCGCCGAATTCACCCGGGCCACGCGCGCCGAGCCCGGCAACCTCTTCTACGAGTGGTCGCGCAGCGTCGACGACCCCCACCAGTTCGTGCTCCTGGAGGCCTTCGCCTCGCCCGAGGCGGGTGCCGCGCACGTCGAGTCCGACCACTTCAAGGCCGGCATGGAGACGATGGCCGAGGCGATCGCCGAGGTCCCGCGGATCGTGAACACGGAGATTCCGGGCGACGACTGGTCCCGGATGGCCGAGCTTTCCCCGAAGAACGCCTGA
- the nuoH gene encoding NADH-quinone oxidoreductase subunit NuoH: protein MFGRDPWWLIALKAVFCFAFLMVTVLFSIVWERKVVAWMQLRIGPNRHGPWGMLQSLADGIKLMLKEDVIVKRADKVVYVLAPIVAAIPAFMAIAVIPFGPAGKEVSIFGQRTTMQLTDLPIAMLYILAVASVGIYGIVLAGWSSGSTYPLLGGLRSCAQMISYEIAMGAAFASVFLYSGSMSTSAIVEAQADRWYVLLLPVSFLIYIVTMIGETNRAPFDMPESEGDLVGGFNTEYSSIKFALFMLAEYVNMVTVSAVSVTLFLGGWRAPYPISTFWEGANHGWWPMLWFVIKVQLLLFFFIWLRGTLPRVRYDQLMKLGWKVLIPVSVVWLMLVATVRAMRNEDYDFTSIALYVGGGVIALLLLSVVVDIFRDKREKEAAAEEEPVAFDPMAGGFPVPPLPGQSLPPVPRRRSRQERELIVSGGPDTQSDGTRSGGTPSDGKEASDG, encoded by the coding sequence ATGTTCGGCCGCGACCCCTGGTGGCTGATCGCCCTCAAGGCGGTCTTCTGCTTCGCGTTCCTGATGGTGACGGTCCTCTTCTCCATCGTGTGGGAGCGCAAGGTCGTCGCGTGGATGCAACTGCGCATCGGCCCCAACCGGCATGGCCCGTGGGGCATGCTCCAGTCCCTCGCCGACGGCATCAAGCTGATGCTGAAGGAAGACGTCATCGTCAAGCGCGCGGACAAGGTGGTCTACGTCCTCGCGCCGATCGTCGCGGCGATCCCGGCCTTCATGGCGATCGCCGTGATCCCCTTCGGGCCCGCGGGCAAAGAAGTCTCGATCTTCGGCCAGCGCACCACGATGCAGCTCACCGATCTGCCGATCGCGATGCTGTACATCCTCGCGGTCGCCTCCGTCGGCATCTACGGCATCGTGCTCGCGGGCTGGAGTTCCGGATCCACCTATCCGCTCCTCGGCGGCCTTCGCTCCTGCGCGCAGATGATCTCGTACGAGATCGCGATGGGCGCGGCGTTCGCCTCCGTCTTCCTCTACTCCGGGTCGATGTCGACCTCGGCGATCGTGGAGGCGCAGGCCGACCGCTGGTATGTACTCCTGCTGCCGGTGTCGTTCCTCATCTACATCGTGACGATGATCGGTGAGACCAACCGCGCGCCCTTCGACATGCCGGAGTCCGAGGGCGACCTCGTCGGCGGCTTCAACACCGAGTACTCCTCCATCAAGTTCGCGCTGTTCATGCTCGCCGAGTACGTCAACATGGTCACCGTCTCGGCGGTCTCCGTCACGCTCTTCCTGGGCGGCTGGCGGGCCCCGTATCCGATCAGCACCTTCTGGGAGGGCGCGAACCACGGCTGGTGGCCGATGCTCTGGTTCGTGATCAAGGTCCAGCTGCTGCTGTTCTTCTTCATCTGGCTGCGCGGCACGCTGCCACGCGTCCGCTACGACCAGCTGATGAAGCTCGGCTGGAAGGTCCTCATCCCGGTCTCGGTCGTCTGGCTGATGCTCGTCGCCACGGTGAGGGCGATGCGGAACGAGGACTACGACTTCACCTCGATCGCGCTCTATGTGGGCGGCGGGGTCATCGCGCTTCTGTTGCTCTCCGTGGTCGTCGACATCTTCCGCGACAAGCGGGAGAAGGAGGCCGCCGCCGAGGAGGAGCCGGTCGCCTTCGACCCGATGGCGGGCGGATTCCCGGTGCCGCCACTGCCCGGCCAGAGCCTGCCGCCCGTCCCGCGCCGACGCTCGCGCCAGGAGCGGGAGCTGATTGTCAGTGGTGGGCCGGATACTCAAAGTGACGGAACCCGAAGTGGCGGAACCCCAAGTGACGGAAAGGAGGCGTCCGATGGCTGA
- the nuoE gene encoding NADH-quinone oxidoreductase subunit NuoE, with amino-acid sequence MTTTPSEQATGVSLGMPQLPAPDYPADVRARLDADAREIIARYPDSRSALLPLLHLVQSEEGHVTRTGMRFCAETLGLTTAEVTAVATFYTMYRRKPSGDYQVGVCTNTLCAVMGGDAIFDELKAHLGVGNDETTEDGKITLEHIECNAACDFAPVVMVNWEFFDNQTPQSAKRLVDDLRAGVPVEPTRGAPICTYKETARILAGFPDERPGAVEASGGAGPASLIGLRLAKGEAPQRRVVHPRAGGPQDDGSHPGAQDAAEHLSSHDAPQQTSASDPAHPAGPTAEEGE; translated from the coding sequence GTGACCACCACTCCTTCGGAGCAGGCCACGGGCGTCAGCCTGGGCATGCCCCAACTCCCCGCCCCCGACTACCCGGCCGACGTCCGGGCCCGGCTCGACGCGGACGCCAGGGAGATCATCGCCCGCTATCCGGATTCGCGGTCCGCGCTCCTGCCCCTGCTGCACCTGGTGCAGTCGGAGGAAGGCCACGTCACGCGCACGGGCATGCGGTTCTGCGCCGAGACGCTGGGCCTGACCACCGCTGAGGTCACGGCCGTCGCGACCTTCTACACCATGTACCGGCGCAAGCCCTCCGGCGACTACCAGGTCGGCGTCTGCACCAACACCCTGTGCGCGGTCATGGGCGGCGACGCGATCTTCGACGAACTCAAGGCCCACCTCGGCGTCGGCAACGACGAGACGACCGAGGACGGCAAGATCACCCTTGAGCACATCGAGTGCAACGCCGCCTGCGACTTCGCCCCCGTGGTGATGGTCAACTGGGAGTTCTTCGACAACCAGACCCCCCAGTCCGCCAAGCGCCTCGTCGACGACCTGCGCGCCGGCGTCCCCGTGGAACCCACCCGCGGCGCGCCGATCTGCACCTACAAGGAGACCGCCCGGATCCTGGCGGGCTTCCCCGACGAGCGGCCCGGCGCCGTCGAGGCGAGCGGCGGCGCGGGCCCCGCCTCACTGATCGGACTGCGCCTGGCCAAGGGCGAGGCGCCGCAACGCCGCGTGGTCCACCCGCGCGCGGGAGGCCCGCAGGACGACGGCTCCCACCCGGGCGCGCAGGACGCCGCCGAGCACCTCAGCTCGCACGACGCACCGCAGCAGACCTCGGCATCCGACCCGGCCCACCCGGCCGGACCGACCGCCGAGGAGGGGGAGTGA
- a CDS encoding NADH-quinone oxidoreductase subunit C, with the protein MNGNGVPAPRDAAGEVIRVRKGMFGAEDGGDTSGYGGLVRTITLPGASARPYGGWFDEVADELEGALEEQGLLPENAIEKTVVDRGELTFHIAREHLPRVARTLRDDPALRFELCTGVSGVHFLEDKGRELHAVYHLRSLTHNRLIRLEVSAPDADPHVPSLVSVYPTNDWHERETYDFFGLIFDGHPALTRIMMPDDWQGFPQRKDYPLGGIPVEYKGAQIPAPDQRRSYN; encoded by the coding sequence CTGAACGGCAACGGCGTCCCCGCCCCGCGCGACGCGGCCGGCGAGGTCATCCGCGTACGCAAGGGCATGTTCGGCGCCGAGGACGGCGGCGACACCTCCGGCTACGGCGGGCTCGTACGGACCATCACGCTGCCCGGCGCCTCCGCGCGCCCCTACGGCGGCTGGTTCGACGAGGTCGCGGACGAGCTGGAGGGCGCCCTGGAGGAACAGGGCCTGCTCCCGGAGAACGCGATCGAGAAGACGGTCGTCGACCGCGGCGAGCTGACCTTCCACATCGCGCGCGAGCACCTCCCGCGCGTCGCCCGGACGCTGCGCGACGACCCCGCCCTGCGCTTCGAACTGTGCACGGGCGTCTCGGGCGTGCACTTCCTGGAGGACAAGGGCCGCGAGCTGCACGCCGTCTACCACCTGCGCTCCCTCACCCACAACCGGTTGATCCGGCTCGAAGTCAGCGCACCCGACGCCGATCCGCACGTCCCCTCGCTCGTCTCCGTCTACCCGACGAACGACTGGCACGAGCGTGAGACGTACGACTTCTTCGGGCTGATCTTCGACGGTCACCCGGCCCTGACGCGGATCATGATGCCGGACGACTGGCAGGGCTTCCCGCAGCGCAAGGACTACCCCCTCGGCGGCATCCCCGTCGAGTACAAGGGCGCCCAGATCCCGGCTCCGGACCAGCGGAGGTCGTACAACTGA
- a CDS encoding NADH-quinone oxidoreductase subunit G yields the protein MTVTTNSAPSGGGEAAVPPEDLVSLTIDGIDISVPKGTLVIRAAELLGIEIPRFCDHPLLDPAGACRQCIVEVEGQRKPMASCTITCTDGMVVKSQLTSPVAEKAQRGVMELLLINHPLDCPVCDKGGECPLQNQAMQVGDPDSRFDGKKRTYEKPVPISTQVLLDRERCVLCARCTRFSNQIAGDPMIELIERGALQQVGTGEGDPFESYFSGNTIQICPVGALTSAAYRFRSRPFDLVSSPSVCEHCSGGCATRTDHRRGKVMRRLAAEDPEVNEEWMCDKGRFAFRYAQRPDRLTHPLVRNAAGELEPASWPEALAAAARGLAAARGRAGVLTGGRLTVEDAYAYSKYARVALDTNDIDFRARVHSSEEADFLAARVAGRGLDLDGTGVTYAALEKAPAVLLVGLESEEEAPGVFLRLRKAWRKHGQRTFSLATHMTRGLEKAGGTLLPAAPGTETEWLDALAGRTVLADDGAKAAEALRTSGAVLVIGERLAAVPGGLTAAARAASATGAQLVWIPRRAGERAAVEVGALPSLLPGGRPATDPRARDEVAAAWGVAELPHRYGRDTGQIVEAAATGELGALLVAGVEVADLPDPARAREALDAVGFLVSLELRPSEVTERADVVLPVAAVAEKPGTFLNWEGRARMFDAALKPDHMTRRLAPTDARVLHMLADAGDIHLGLPDLVTLRRELDRLGGWDGSYAGEPRETAVQPPRPASGEAVLAGHRLLLDQGRLQDGDEALAGTRHAAHARVSAATAAEAGVKDGDLLAVTGPAGSTALPLQVTEMPDRVVWLPLNSTGGGVTSDTGARPGDLVRIGPAVLPEPPEAPEVTS from the coding sequence ATGACAGTGACCACGAACAGCGCTCCCTCCGGGGGCGGTGAGGCGGCCGTCCCACCGGAGGACCTCGTGTCGCTGACGATCGACGGCATCGACATCAGCGTCCCCAAGGGGACGCTCGTGATCCGCGCCGCCGAGCTCCTCGGCATCGAGATCCCCCGGTTCTGCGACCACCCGCTGCTCGACCCGGCGGGCGCCTGCCGCCAGTGCATCGTGGAGGTGGAGGGCCAGCGCAAGCCGATGGCGTCCTGCACCATCACCTGCACCGACGGCATGGTTGTGAAGTCGCAGCTGACCTCGCCGGTCGCCGAGAAGGCGCAGCGCGGCGTGATGGAGCTGCTGCTCATCAACCACCCGCTGGACTGCCCGGTGTGCGACAAGGGTGGTGAATGCCCGCTTCAGAACCAGGCGATGCAGGTCGGCGACCCGGACTCCCGCTTCGACGGCAAGAAGCGGACCTACGAGAAGCCGGTGCCGATCTCCACGCAGGTACTGCTCGACCGCGAGCGGTGCGTGCTGTGCGCGCGCTGCACCCGGTTCAGCAACCAGATCGCCGGCGACCCGATGATCGAGCTGATCGAGCGCGGCGCCCTCCAGCAGGTCGGCACGGGCGAGGGCGACCCCTTCGAGTCGTACTTCTCCGGGAACACCATCCAGATCTGCCCGGTCGGCGCGCTGACCTCGGCGGCGTACCGCTTCCGCTCGCGCCCCTTCGACCTGGTGTCCTCGCCGTCGGTGTGCGAGCACTGCTCGGGCGGCTGCGCTACCCGCACGGACCACCGCCGCGGCAAGGTCATGCGGCGGCTCGCCGCGGAGGACCCCGAGGTCAACGAGGAGTGGATGTGCGACAAGGGACGCTTCGCCTTCCGCTACGCCCAGCGGCCCGACCGGCTCACCCACCCCCTGGTGCGCAACGCCGCGGGTGAGCTGGAGCCCGCCAGCTGGCCCGAGGCCCTTGCCGCCGCGGCCCGCGGCCTTGCTGCCGCGCGCGGCCGGGCGGGGGTGCTGACCGGCGGCAGGCTGACGGTCGAGGACGCCTACGCGTACAGCAAGTACGCGCGCGTGGCGCTCGACACGAACGACATCGACTTCCGCGCGCGCGTGCACAGCAGCGAGGAGGCCGACTTCCTCGCGGCGCGGGTGGCCGGACGGGGCCTGGACCTCGACGGGACCGGTGTCACGTACGCCGCTCTGGAGAAGGCCCCCGCCGTCCTGCTGGTCGGCCTGGAGTCCGAGGAGGAGGCGCCCGGCGTCTTCCTGCGGCTGCGCAAGGCCTGGCGCAAGCACGGCCAGCGAACCTTCTCCCTCGCCACGCACATGACCCGGGGCCTGGAGAAGGCGGGCGGCACGCTGCTGCCCGCGGCTCCCGGCACCGAGACCGAGTGGCTGGACGCGCTCGCCGGTAGAACGGTCCTCGCGGACGACGGGGCCAAGGCCGCCGAGGCGCTGCGCACTTCAGGCGCTGTCCTCGTCATCGGAGAGCGGCTCGCGGCGGTGCCCGGCGGGCTCACCGCGGCGGCGCGGGCCGCATCCGCGACCGGCGCCCAGCTGGTGTGGATCCCGCGCAGGGCCGGGGAGCGGGCCGCCGTCGAGGTGGGCGCGCTGCCGTCGCTGCTGCCCGGCGGGCGCCCGGCCACCGACCCGCGCGCGCGGGACGAGGTCGCGGCCGCCTGGGGTGTCGCCGAACTCCCGCACCGCTACGGCCGCGACACCGGACAGATCGTCGAGGCCGCCGCGACCGGTGAACTCGGCGCGCTGCTCGTCGCGGGCGTCGAGGTGGCCGACCTGCCCGACCCGGCACGCGCGCGTGAGGCGCTCGACGCGGTGGGCTTCCTGGTCTCGCTGGAGCTGCGGCCCAGCGAGGTGACGGAGCGCGCGGACGTCGTTCTTCCGGTGGCCGCGGTCGCGGAGAAGCCGGGCACGTTCCTCAACTGGGAGGGCCGTGCGCGCATGTTCGACGCCGCGCTCAAGCCGGACCACATGACGCGCAGGCTGGCGCCCACCGACGCGCGTGTGCTCCACATGCTCGCCGACGCCGGCGACATCCACCTCGGACTGCCCGACCTGGTGACGCTCCGCCGCGAGCTGGACCGGCTCGGCGGCTGGGACGGGTCGTACGCGGGCGAGCCCCGCGAGACGGCGGTACAGCCGCCGCGGCCCGCCTCCGGAGAGGCCGTCCTGGCCGGTCACCGGCTGCTGCTGGACCAGGGCCGCCTCCAGGACGGCGACGAGGCGCTGGCCGGTACGCGGCACGCCGCCCACGCGCGCGTGTCGGCGGCCACGGCGGCCGAGGCGGGCGTGAAGGACGGTGATCTCCTCGCGGTCACCGGCCCCGCCGGCTCGACGGCGCTGCCGCTCCAGGTCACGGAAATGCCCGACCGCGTGGTCTGGCTGCCGCTGAACTCGACCGGGGGAGGCGTCACTTCGGACACCGGCGCCCGCCCCGGCGATCTCGTCCGTATCGGCCCGGCGGTCCTGCCGGAGCCCCCCGAGGCCCCGGAGGTGACGTCGTGA
- the nuoF gene encoding NADH-quinone oxidoreductase subunit NuoF, with the protein MTLAAEIDNETSPEKLLSPVLSAFWDEEKPWTLETYRRHEGYEGLRKALAMAPDDLIAYVKDAGLRGRGGAGFPTGMKWQFIPQGDGKPHYLVVNADESEPGTCKDIPLLFANPHSLIEGIVIACYAIRSSHAFIYLRGEVVPVLRRLHEAVREAYAAGYLGKNILGSGLDLELTVHAGAGAYICGEETALLDSLEGRRGQPRLRPPFPAVAGLYACPTVVNNVESIASVPAILNRGKDWFKSMGSEKSPGFTLYSLSGHVTNPGQYEAPLGITLRQLLDMSGGMRAGHRLKFWTPGGSSTPMFTDEHLDVPLDYEGVGAAGSMLGTKALQCFDETTCVVRAVTRWTEFYAHESCGKCTPCREGTYWLVQLLRDIEAGKGVMADLDKLNDIADNINGKSFCALGDGAASPIFSSLKYFREEYEQHITGRGCPFDPAKSTLWADRPAENSEVNA; encoded by the coding sequence ATGACCTTGGCAGCCGAGATCGACAACGAGACCAGCCCCGAGAAACTGCTCTCGCCGGTCCTCTCCGCCTTCTGGGACGAGGAGAAGCCCTGGACGCTGGAGACCTACCGGCGGCACGAGGGGTACGAGGGCCTGCGCAAGGCGCTCGCCATGGCCCCGGACGACCTCATCGCGTACGTGAAGGACGCGGGTCTGCGGGGCCGCGGCGGCGCCGGATTCCCCACCGGGATGAAGTGGCAGTTCATCCCGCAGGGAGACGGCAAGCCGCACTATCTAGTTGTCAACGCCGACGAGTCGGAGCCGGGGACCTGCAAGGACATCCCGCTCCTCTTCGCGAACCCGCATTCCCTCATCGAGGGGATCGTGATCGCCTGCTACGCGATCCGGTCGTCGCATGCCTTCATCTATCTGCGGGGCGAGGTCGTCCCCGTGCTGCGCAGGCTGCACGAAGCCGTCCGCGAGGCCTATGCGGCGGGCTACCTCGGCAAGAACATCCTGGGCAGCGGACTCGATCTGGAACTCACCGTGCACGCGGGCGCGGGCGCGTACATCTGCGGTGAGGAGACCGCGCTGCTCGACTCGCTCGAAGGCCGTCGAGGCCAACCGCGACTGCGTCCCCCCTTCCCTGCCGTCGCGGGCCTTTACGCATGCCCCACTGTCGTGAACAACGTCGAGTCCATCGCGTCGGTTCCCGCGATCCTGAACCGCGGGAAAGACTGGTTCAAGTCGATGGGCAGCGAGAAGTCCCCGGGCTTCACGCTCTACTCGCTGAGCGGCCACGTCACCAACCCCGGCCAGTACGAGGCCCCGCTCGGCATCACGCTGCGCCAGCTGCTCGACATGAGCGGCGGCATGCGCGCCGGACACCGGCTCAAGTTCTGGACGCCCGGCGGCTCCTCGACGCCGATGTTCACCGACGAACACCTCGACGTCCCCCTCGACTACGAGGGCGTGGGCGCCGCCGGATCGATGCTCGGCACCAAGGCGCTCCAGTGCTTCGACGAGACGACGTGCGTCGTACGGGCCGTGACCCGCTGGACCGAGTTCTACGCCCACGAGTCCTGCGGCAAGTGCACGCCCTGCCGTGAAGGGACGTACTGGCTGGTGCAGTTGCTCCGCGACATCGAGGCGGGCAAGGGCGTCATGGCCGACCTCGACAAGCTGAACGACATCGCCGACAACATCAACGGCAAGTCGTTCTGCGCCCTCGGCGACGGCGCGGCCTCGCCGATCTTCTCCTCGCTGAAGTACTTCCGCGAGGAGTACGAGCAGCACATCACCGGCAGGGGCTGCCCCTTCGACCCGGCCAAGTCGACTCTCTGGGCCGACCGGCCCGCCGAAAACTCGGAGGTGAACGCATGA
- a CDS encoding NADH-quinone oxidoreductase subunit A — MNAYAPILVLGALGAGFAIFSVVMATLIGPKRYNRAKLEAYECGIEPTPTPAGGGRFPIKYYLTAMLFIVFDIEIVFLYPWAVTFDALGIFGLVEMLLFVLTVFVAYAYVWRRGGLEWD, encoded by the coding sequence GTGAACGCCTATGCGCCCATCCTCGTGCTGGGAGCCCTCGGGGCAGGCTTTGCGATCTTCTCCGTGGTCATGGCCACGCTTATCGGTCCAAAGCGGTACAACCGCGCGAAGCTAGAGGCCTATGAGTGCGGTATCGAGCCGACGCCGACGCCGGCCGGTGGTGGGCGATTCCCCATCAAGTACTACCTGACGGCGATGCTCTTCATCGTCTTCGACATCGAGATCGTCTTCCTCTACCCCTGGGCCGTCACCTTCGACGCGCTGGGGATTTTCGGGCTCGTGGAGATGCTGCTCTTCGTGCTCACCGTCTTCGTCGCGTACGCGTACGTATGGCGGCGCGGCGGCCTGGAATGGGACTAA